The following coding sequences are from one Carassius auratus strain Wakin chromosome 15, ASM336829v1, whole genome shotgun sequence window:
- the LOC113114770 gene encoding inward rectifier potassium channel 13-like has product MTSTTSDQKDTSCALMSKPHCQRLVSKDGRSLMRGSAPGCRETWFGALRDMWGTWLALRWRWVVLAFCSSFLLHWLLFAVLWYLLARVNGDLEVPDHNSPPPGHVLCVKHVTGFTAAFSFALETQLTIGYGTMYPNADCPTAIALLALQMLLGLMLEAFITGAFVAKFSRSQKRCGGILFSPQAVVCEVRGQHCLMFRVCNLLPRPLVDVCVSAVLYEESDNHELHQTAIEFSVDNLGSRPCPLFLSPLTFYHPLTPTSPLNSATSSKHFELVVFLTASQESTGSGYQKKTSYLPDEIQYGSCFTKVTSRHGKGRGKAESMRYFDTQPSPLTLPNTHTGDTLEKEHVSVQINGEGCDRLE; this is encoded by the exons ATGACAAGCACCACCAGCGACCAAAAGGACACCTCCTGCGCCCTGATGTCCAAACCTCACTGTCAGCGGCTGGTCAGCAAGGACGGCCGGAGTCTGATGCGAGGCAGTGCCCCGGGCTGCAGAGAGACGTGGTTCGGGGCCCTGCGGGACATGTGGGGGACGTGGCTGGCGCTGCGCTGGCGTTGGGTGGTGCTGGCGTTCTGCAGTTCATTCCTCCTTCACTGGCTGCTGTTCGCAGTGTTGTGGTATCTGCTCGCCCGTGTCAACGGAGACCTGGAGGTGCCTGATCATAACTCTCCACCGCCTGGTCATGTGCTGTGTGTCAAACACGTGACGGGCTTCACCGCCGCCTTCTCTTTTGCCCTCGAGACACAGCTGACCATCGGGTACGGCACTATGTACCCTAACGCTGACTGTCCGACCGCCATAGCCCTGCTCGCCCTGCAGATGCTGCTGGGACTCATGCTGGAGGCCTTCATCACCG GTGCATTCGTTGCTAAATTCTCCCGCTCTCAAAAGCGCTGTGGTGGGATCCTGTTCAGTCCTCAGGCCGTAGtgtgtgaggtcagaggtcagcattGCCTGATGTTCCGCGTCTGTAACCTGCTTCCACGGCCGCTGGTGGACGTGTGCGTGAGCGCCGTTCTCTACGAAGAAAGTGACAACCACGAACTCCACCAAACAGCGATAGAATTCAGTGTCGATAACCTGGGGTCACGACCTTGCCCACTTTTCCTGTCACCTCTGACCTTTTATCACCCTCTAACTCCAACCAGCCCTCTAAACAGCGCCACAAGCAGCAAACACTTCGAGCTGGTGGTGTTCCTCACCGCTTCTCAGGAGAGCACAGGCTCCGGATACCAGAAGAAGACGTCGTACCTGCCCGACGAAATCCAGTACGGAAGCTGCTTCACCAAGGTGACCTCTCGACACGGAAAAGGCCGGGGGAAAGCCGAAAGCATGCGCTATTTTGACACGCAGCCCAGTCCTCTCacactcccaaacacacacactggcgaCACACTGGAGAAAGAGCACGTGTCGGTCCAGATCAACGGAGAAGGCTGTGACCGGCTGGAGTAG